The proteins below come from a single Pseudomonadota bacterium genomic window:
- a CDS encoding DUF4097 family beta strand repeat-containing protein, translating to MLRIANPLVPSTVAPIGAFAIVGWVLVGSGVAHADVIERTFDVGVTGRLVLDSDVGAVEVESNDSGRVEVRVERDGRDADRFEVEFDQRGNEVRVRGELPGRRNWNNRDLEIEFRVSVPRGFEIEVNTSGGSIEVDDLDGDVDVNTAGGFIRMANMGGEVRARTAGGSIDLEESRGNARLNTAGGSISVRRAGGEVEAKTAGGSISIDDAGGSVNARTAGGSIRIGASGGDVVAHTAGGSVSVDDVYGSVDASTNGGSINARIRSQPSGNSELRTHGGSVTVSLAPGVAMDIDAYSSNSRVSSDFEFPASAWDDDRAELRAALNGGGPELSIRASHRIRIKRD from the coding sequence ATGCTGAGAATCGCGAATCCACTGGTGCCTAGCACCGTCGCCCCTATCGGGGCCTTTGCCATCGTCGGATGGGTACTGGTCGGGTCTGGTGTTGCTCACGCCGACGTCATCGAGCGCACCTTCGATGTAGGCGTAACGGGCCGCTTGGTGCTCGATTCAGACGTCGGTGCCGTCGAGGTGGAATCCAACGATTCCGGCCGTGTTGAAGTGCGCGTAGAGCGCGATGGTCGCGACGCGGACCGCTTCGAGGTGGAGTTCGACCAGCGTGGTAACGAGGTGCGCGTGCGTGGAGAACTTCCCGGCCGCCGCAACTGGAACAACCGCGACCTGGAGATCGAATTCCGCGTGTCTGTGCCGCGAGGCTTTGAGATCGAGGTCAACACCTCCGGCGGCAGCATAGAAGTCGATGACCTGGATGGCGACGTGGACGTCAACACCGCTGGTGGCTTTATTCGCATGGCCAACATGGGGGGTGAAGTTCGAGCCCGGACCGCCGGTGGCAGCATCGATCTCGAAGAGTCGCGCGGAAATGCCAGGCTGAACACGGCCGGTGGTTCCATCAGCGTACGACGCGCAGGAGGCGAAGTAGAGGCAAAGACGGCCGGTGGCTCGATCAGCATCGATGATGCGGGCGGCTCGGTAAACGCGCGCACAGCCGGGGGGTCGATCCGCATCGGCGCGAGCGGGGGCGACGTCGTGGCACATACGGCGGGGGGCAGCGTGAGCGTGGACGATGTCTACGGGTCCGTGGACGCCTCAACGAATGGCGGCAGCATCAACGCGCGCATTCGCTCCCAGCCGTCCGGCAACAGTGAGCTGCGCACCCATGGGGGTAGCGTAACCGTAAGCCTTGCGCCGGGGGTCGCTATGGATATCGATGCCTACAGCAGCAACTCCCGCGTCAGCAGCGACTTCGAGTTTCCGGCATCAGCTTGGGACGATGACCGCGCCGAACTGCGTGCGGCCTTGAACGGTGGGGGCCCGGAGCTCTCTATCCGCGCCAGCCATCGAATCCGCATTAAGCGCGATTGA